Within Desulfobacter sp., the genomic segment TCTCTATTTTGGATCCTTGCTCATGACCGGCCTGTTCTTAGGCGAGTGCCTGGAACGCCACCTGGACATCCAGAAAACCATCGGATACACCACGGCCCTGGTTACGGGATCGGCCTTTGCCGCCTTTTTCCTGTATACCCTCACCCAGGGACAGGGCATGGAAGCTATCCTGACGGAGTATCTGGGCACCTATTTTAAAATGACCGCCGAAGTCTACTCGGAAATGGGCATTGAACAGGGCCAGATTGAGCAGCTTAACTCAGCCTTCATGGTGATTTTGCCGGGTATGTTCCTTATATCCTATATTTCCACCATCTGGTTGAACATCCTGATCATCAGAAACATGCTCAAAAAACGGGGTGTTGAACTTAAAAGCATCGATTGCCTGAACCGCTACCGGGCACCGGAACTCCTGGTCTGGGCGGTGATCGGCCTGGGCCTTGCCCTGATGCTGCCGGTACAGCCCCTGAAAATCATCGGCATCAACTGTATGATCGTTTTAATGCTTGTTTATTTTTTTCAAGGAATTGCTGTTGTATCTTTTTACTTCCAGAAAAAGGGAACCCCAATGGCCTTTAAAGTGTTCTGCTACAGCCTGATCGCACTTCAGGTCTATGTACTGATCCTGGTCATCGGCCTGGGGTTTTTCGACAACTGGATCAATTTCAGAAAGATCAACACAGCCGCATGATAAATTAAAACCCGGCCGGCGAAAGCCTTACGGCCGGATTTTGGAGGTTTATAATGAAAGTCATATTAAAAGAGACCATCGATACGCTGGGTATCGCCGGCACGGAGTGCGAGGTATCCGCCGGTTACGGACGGAACTACCTGCTTCCCCAGGGGAAAGCGGTTCTTGCCACACCCGCCAACAGACGGGTAATGGAGCAGGCCCGGGCCAAACTGGAACTCCAGATTGCCAAGGAAAGAAAACTGGCCGAAGAGATGGCTGACAAAATCAAAGACATCACCTGCACCATCAAGGCCAAGGTCCGTGAAGAAATCTACCTTTACGGTTCCGTGACCACCCACGACATCAAGGATGCCCTGGAAGCCCAGAACATTGAGGTTGAACGTCGGGTTATTCTTCTGGCCGAGCCCATCAAGGAGACAGGCGAATACAAAGTACCCATCCGCCTGTACAAAGATGTTGAGCCGGAAATCACCGTGAGCGTGGTTGCCGAAGAAAAAGAAGAAAAGTAGTTCATCCATAAGCCGGCGGTCCATGTTGTTTACATGGCCCGCCGGTTTTTTCCTTATTTAGACCTGGATTGCCGTGGCAAAAAAACAAATCACAAAACCGGACCCAGTCAAAAGCGACCCCCTGCTCAGCCGCACCCCGCCCCACGACCTTGACGCGGAAGAATCCCTCCTGTCCGCCATATTCATCAACAATGACACCCTGATGGACGTCCTTGAAATCCTCACCCCCGAAGATTTCTACAAAGGCGCTCATAAAAAGATTTTCAGGGTGATCATAGAGCTGGCGGCAAAAGAGGACCCCGTGGACCTGATCACCGTGGCCAACGCCCTCAACGAAAAGGACGAACTGGAGGCCATCGGCGGAGCCGCCTATCTGGCCGGCATATCCGATGCCGCCCCGGTGGCGGTGAATGCGGTCCACTATTCAAAAATCATCAGGGGAAAGGCCGACCTGCGGCGGCTCATCGATGCCTCGTCAAAAACCATTGAACGCTGCCTGGAGGACAAGGGGGATTTCAAGGACATTCTGGACGAGGCCGAAGCCGCTGTTTTCCAGATTGCCGAACGCAAAACCGGCGGCGCCTTCAAGTCCCTGGGCGAACTCATCGACCTGAACATCGACCAGTTGGAAGAGCAGCAGGGCAAGGACGGCGGCCTGGCCGGTCTTTCAACCGGCTATCCCAGGCTGGACCAGATCACCTCGGGCCTTTCCGGTTCCGACCTGATCATCCTGGCCGCCCGCCCCTCCATGGGCAAAACGGCCTTTGCCCTGAACATCGCACGGAATGTGGCCTTCACCGACCGACAGCCCGTGGCCGTATTCTCCCTGGAAATGTCCTGTGACCAGCTGTCCATGCGGCTGCTGACCTCTGAGGCCCGCATCGATTCCAATCGGCTGCGTACCGGGTTTATCAGCCCCGAGGACTGGCAGAACGCCACCGATGCGGCAGGAATTCTCAATGAAATGCCCATTTTCATCGATGACACCCCCGGTATTTCGGTGATGGACCTGCGGGCCAAGTGCAGAAAACTCTACCAGAAAAACGGAGGCCTGGGCCTGGTGGTCATCGACTACCTCCAGCTGATGAAAGCCCCCTTTAGATCCGACCGCCGAGACCTTGAAATCGCGGAAATCTCCCGCTCCCTCAAAGCCCTGGCCAAGGAACTCAACGTACCCGTCGTCGCCCTCTCCCAGCTCAACCGTATGCTGGAACAGCGGGCAGACAAACGCCCCATGATGTCCGACCTCAGGGAATCAGGCGCCATTGAGCAGGATGCTGATATCATCGCCTTTATATACAGGGACGAGGTATATAATAAGGAACCGGACAATCCTAAAAAAGGAACTGCCGAAATCATTGTGGCCAAAAACAGAAACGGTGCCATCGGCACGGCCCACATGATATTCAACGGCCAATTCACAAGATTTGAAGAGCTGGCACCGGATCACTACCAGGGATTTGAATGAAAAGAATAGTCTACGGCAATACTGAAGGGCTTCGTAAAACCCAGATCCAGCGCATCGAAGACCTGTACACATTTAAATCTCCGCCGGAATTTATTGTAGATTCCGAGACCGCTGAGGAAATGACGGCCATCAGCCATGAAATCAGCCGTCAGATCGGAATCCTGCTGGACCGAAACGGAAAAGTGGTCTGTGTCATTGCCGGTGAGCCCCACCGCATCGTGATCCCGGTCACGTCGGACTATATGGCAGGGCCCGGCCGCCTCAAGGGGCTGCGCTGCGTCCACACCCACCTCTCCGACGAACCCCTGACCCAGGACGACCTCACCGACCTTGCCCTGCTGCGCCTGGATTATATCACGGCGCTGTGTCCCGCACCGGAAGGGCGGCCAGGCAAGATCTACTCCGCCCACATCCTTCCCGACCCCGACGCCGAGCCCTACCAGGTGGAACCGGTGGCAACCATTGAGGGCCTGGACATCGACTGCCGGGCCAAAATCTTTGAACTGGAATCGGAACTGGCCCGGCACAACCGGCAGCACCGGCCTGAATCCGGACGGGAAAACGCCTTTCTCATCAATGCGGTAACGGAGAACCCCAGGGATGCCTGGGTCTCCATGGATGAACTCAAAGAGCTGTGCAAAACCAGCCACATCAGGGTTATTGATACGGCCATCCAGCGGAGAAAAAAAATTGACCCCAAGTTTGTGGTGGGAAAGGGCAAACTGGCCGATCTCATCATCAAAGCCATCCAGAACTATGCCACCATGCTGGTATTTGACCGGGAGCTCTCCCCTTCCCAGATCCGCTCCATCACGGATTTTGTGGAGATGAAGGTCATTGACCGGACCCAGCTCATCCTGGATATTTTTGCCAACCAGGCCAAATCCAGGGAAGGTAAATTCCAGGTGGAACTGGCCCAGCTGGAATACATGCTGCCCCGGCTCATCACCAAAAATACGGCCATGTCCCGCCTCACCGGCGGCATCGGCGGCAGGGGGCCCGGTGAAACCAAGCTGGAAGTAAATAGGCGCAGGGCAAGGGACCGTATTTCCCGGCTGAAAAAAGAAATCGAAAAAATAAGAAAGCAGCGCAAGCAGCAGAAATCCAGACGCAAACGCCGGGATCTGCCCGTCATCTCCATTGTGGGATACACCAACGCAGGCAAATCCACCCTGCTCAACACCCTGACCCAGAGCAATATCATCGCGGCCAACAGGCTATTTGCCACCCTGGATCCCTCATCACGGCGGCTGCGCTTTCCCAGGGACAAGGAAGTGATCATCACCGACACCGTCGGATTCATCCAGAACCTGCCCAAGGAATTGATGGAGGCCTTCCACGCCACCCTGGAGGAACTGGCCGAAGCAGACGTTATTCTCCACGTCATCGACATCTCCAACCCAAGGTATATGCAGCAAAAGGACTCCGTGGAGAAACTGCTTAAAAAACTGGAACTGGACAAGATCCCCACCCTTTACGTTTTCAACAAAATGGACCGGGCCGACCTCAACGATTTTGACAACCCCTGGCTGCTGAACCAGGGACTTCTGGTTTCTGCCCTGGAAAAAAAGAGCCTGGCTCCCCTGGTTGAAAAACTGGAGGCCATGGTTTAGGGAAAACGGCCCAGGCCAGATTGGTGTTGACCTAACCTTGGATATACTTTACAAAGAACTCATTAACCCACACAGACAACCGGACATCATATGGAAATAAAACTGCTTGACCAGATATTTGACCAAGATCCCATCCGGGAAGATTCAATTGACGTCCCCGATTGCTTCGGGGAATACGATAAAAAAAACAAACTTTGTTTAGGCCATTGCGCCATCGCCATCAAATGCTGCGTCACCCAGGCCCAGCACCCTAAAACAGATTTGCTTGAAAAACTTTTGAGTTATAACGATTATTCGGTAAAGCCCAATTAGAAGGAATAAGGGCTTAAAAGAAAAGCGCGGCCACGGGACAGCCGCTTCCTGAGTAGCAATCTGTCAGGAAAATATTTTGCCCGGATTAAGGATATTCTGGGGATCAAATACCTTTTTGATCCCCTTCATCAGGGCAAGCTCCCCTGCCCCGATCTCCCTGGTCAGATACTTCATCTTTGTGATCCCCACCCCATGTTCTCCGGTGATGGTTCCCCCCAGCTCCAGCGTTACGCCAAACAGTCTATCCACCGCTTCATGGGCCCTTTTATTCTGGTCCGGATCGGTTTTATCGTACATGATATTGCAGTGGATATTACCGTCGCCGGCGTGGCCGAAGGCCACCACTGTGAGGCCGGAACGCTTTTGAATATCCCGGACGGCATCCACCATGTCCGGTATTTTTGAAATAGGCACCACGATATCTTCATTAATTTTATGGGGAGCAATTTTAAAAAGAACCGGGGAAAGTGATTTTCTTGCCTGCCAGAGGGCGGCGGTTTCTTCCGGGGTTCCGGCCATTATCACTGCCAGGGCCCCCTGGTTTTCCATGCAGAAGGATTTAATGGCGCCGGCATCGTTTTCCACCCCCTCGGCACTGCCGTCCAGCTCGATGATGAGCATGGCCGCAGTCAGCTCCGGAAGTTCAAACGACAATTTGTCCCGGACAAGGGAAAGGGAAACCTCATCCAGATACTCCACGCACCTGGGGACCACGGCATGCTTAATGATGGCAGACACGGTCTGTGCCGCCTTCTCGGTGCTGTCAAAAAACACGGCCATGGTTTTAACGGCGGCCGGCTTGGGTAAAAGTCTGAGCGTAATCTGAGTGACCAGCGCCAGGGTACCTTCGGATCCGACAATGAGGCGGGTCAGATCATATCCGGCAACCCCTTTCGCCGTTGACACACCGGTCTCTATGATTTCCCCCGTGGGGAGTACCGCCCGGAGTCCCAGCACATAGTCCCGGGTGACCCCGTACTTCACCGCCCTGGGCCCGCCGGCGCATTCCCCGACATTGCCGCCGATGGTGCATACAGCAGAGGATGCCGGATCCACCGGATAAAACAATCCCCGGGATTCCACTGCCCGGTGGAGGTCCGCAACGATGACACCGGGTTCCACCCTTGCGGTGAAGTTACGGTCGTCAATTTCAACGATCCGGTTCATCCGGCCGGTGGAAACCACCAGCCCGCCCTTCACCGGTACGGCGCCGCCGGTCATGCCGGAACCGCTCCCCCTGGGAATGACGGGAAGGCCTTCCCTCCCTGCCAATTTAAAAATTTCGGAAATCTGCGATTCGGTGTCCGGAAAAAGAACAGTATCGGGCAGATGTGACCGGCCCGTGGCATCATAGGAATAAACCAGCCGCTCTTCTTCTCCGGTCGAGACCTGCTCCGGGCCCAGAATTGCCTTTAAGGCCTTCAGGGCCTGGGAGGAGACAGGCATTTAAAACTTCCCGGTTTCCAGTTTTTTGGACAGGTAATTGATCTGTTCGTAGATCTGGCCCCTGCGCTTTATTTCCTTTTCAATGGCATTCACTGAATAGATGGCCGTAGCATGGTATTTTTTAAAGCTGGAGCCGATTTTTTTGATGGGCTGGTCCGTATACCGCTTGGCCAAAAACATGGCCACCTGGCGGGGTTTTACAATGCGCTGTTTCCTGGATTTGGAAATGATGTCCTCTTCGGTAATGGAAAACTCATTGCAGACCATTTTTTTGATCAGGTCAATGGTGATGCTCTTGCGACTTCGGGTCATGTTCTCCAACACGCTTTTGGCAAGATCGATATCAATGTTTTTCCCCATAAGCTGGCCTTTGGCGACCACGCCGAACATTCCGCTTTCCAACTGGCGCACATCGTCGCAGAGTTCCTGGGCAATATATTCGCTCACATTGGTGGGGAGTACACACCCCATGCCCCTGGATTTTTTGTCCAGGATTTTAATCCGGGTATCAAAGTCCGGCGCCTGGATTTCAGTTACCAGCCCCATGTTCAGCCTGGACTTGAGGTTGACATTGAGCTTGGGAATTTCATCAGGCCGTTCGCAGCCGGAGAAAATAATCTTTTTATCGGCGTCCAGAAGGTAATCCAAAGTCATTGCTAATTCCTTCTGAGTGGCTGTTTTACCGGACAAAAAGTGAATATCCTCTAAAATGAGGACATCGCATTTCTGGCGATATTTTTCCTTAAACCGGTCAATGACATTGTTTTTAAGGGAAAATATCATTTCATTGGTAAAATCCTCGGCCGTAACGTAGTACACCCTGTTGGCCTGGGAATTGGCAATGATATGGTGGCCGACGGCCTGGGACAAGTGGCTTTTGCCCAATCCGGTCTTGCTCAGCAGATAGAGGATCCCGGTTCCGTTGATCCGCCCTTGGGCCAGGGACAGAGAGGCTGAATAGGCAAAATTGGAGTTATCGCCCACAACAAAATCATCAAAGGTAAAATTCTTTTTAAGCATCCGCCCGCTGTGGAAGGTTGGATCCATGCCGGGCAGCATGGGTTGCTCCATTGCGGAGACTTTGGGGGACGGCCGCCCCACGGCCGACCGGGCTGGAAAAAATCCTTTGGAGCGCTCTGTGGACTTGGCTTTTGCCGAACTTTCCTTAGAATTCGCCTTTTTGCTGTGGGTCTTGAATTCAACCTGGACTTGACGGCCCAGTCTGGAAAACTCCCGTTCAATGCTTCCCCGGTAATTTTCCTTAAGCCGGCGCATGGAAAACTCATTTGGGGCAGAGAGGGTAATATGGTCTGAATCGTGATCAAGAAGAGCGACGGGTTCGATCCACATTCTATAGCAGTGGTCAGGTACAGAACTTTTAATTTCAGATTTAACTTGTTTCCAGAACGACTCCATTAGTTATACACAAAAACCTTCCGATAAAAAAACAGCACCACAAACAACGGGAAACTGCCTTGATGGGATTAATAAAAAAAATGATTCATAATGACGTAAATAAAATTTAGCTATTTTTTTATTCGAATAAAATTTTGCGGTCAACTGGAATAAGAATGGTTAGCGCCCTGTTAGTTTCGCATTTGGTATATTTTTTCAACCCACTGATTTTACCCGATATTTTTTGTGAAACATGGTTTTTCCCCTAAAATTTCAGACAGTTCGGCAACCATCTATTTTTCAAGGGAATTTTTCATGGTCAATACTTTTCTTTTAAAAATTCCATTTTTTTTTACTTCCATTTACTCTGATTTGCTTCGATTTACTCCAATTTAAATAAAAACGACTACATTTTTTTAAAACTCAAAATCATGGTGGTTTCACAATTTACTCACTTAAATTTATTTACACCTCCCCCGTGCAATAGTATATTCACCCTTTATACCCCTGAATCAATTAACCTAAACCATAAAACGATATACACATGACTCATTTCAAGACCGGATCGGCCAGACCAGTGATCGGCCTCACCATGGGCGACCCCGCAGGTATAGGGCCGGAAATTCTTATCAAAGCCCTGTCGGACAAACACATCATGCAGATCTGCAGGCCTGTGGTCATCGGCGATAAGGCCGTACTGAACAAGGCCATTCAACTGA encodes:
- the dnaA gene encoding chromosomal replication initiator protein DnaA, whose product is MESFWKQVKSEIKSSVPDHCYRMWIEPVALLDHDSDHITLSAPNEFSMRRLKENYRGSIEREFSRLGRQVQVEFKTHSKKANSKESSAKAKSTERSKGFFPARSAVGRPSPKVSAMEQPMLPGMDPTFHSGRMLKKNFTFDDFVVGDNSNFAYSASLSLAQGRINGTGILYLLSKTGLGKSHLSQAVGHHIIANSQANRVYYVTAEDFTNEMIFSLKNNVIDRFKEKYRQKCDVLILEDIHFLSGKTATQKELAMTLDYLLDADKKIIFSGCERPDEIPKLNVNLKSRLNMGLVTEIQAPDFDTRIKILDKKSRGMGCVLPTNVSEYIAQELCDDVRQLESGMFGVVAKGQLMGKNIDIDLAKSVLENMTRSRKSITIDLIKKMVCNEFSITEEDIISKSRKQRIVKPRQVAMFLAKRYTDQPIKKIGSSFKKYHATAIYSVNAIEKEIKRRGQIYEQINYLSKKLETGKF
- the dnaB gene encoding replicative DNA helicase, translating into MTKPDPVKSDPLLSRTPPHDLDAEESLLSAIFINNDTLMDVLEILTPEDFYKGAHKKIFRVIIELAAKEDPVDLITVANALNEKDELEAIGGAAYLAGISDAAPVAVNAVHYSKIIRGKADLRRLIDASSKTIERCLEDKGDFKDILDEAEAAVFQIAERKTGGAFKSLGELIDLNIDQLEEQQGKDGGLAGLSTGYPRLDQITSGLSGSDLIILAARPSMGKTAFALNIARNVAFTDRQPVAVFSLEMSCDQLSMRLLTSEARIDSNRLRTGFISPEDWQNATDAAGILNEMPIFIDDTPGISVMDLRAKCRKLYQKNGGLGLVVIDYLQLMKAPFRSDRRDLEIAEISRSLKALAKELNVPVVALSQLNRMLEQRADKRPMMSDLRESGAIEQDADIIAFIYRDEVYNKEPDNPKKGTAEIIVAKNRNGAIGTAHMIFNGQFTRFEELAPDHYQGFE
- a CDS encoding DUF2232 domain-containing protein gives rise to the protein MPLPLTHPAVIKETLKGISFCILIFGAVVAFPLLGIFALLLLPLPVLFYRLKVGRNCGLAIVTVSFLILLLMTRGLAFDILYFGSLLMTGLFLGECLERHLDIQKTIGYTTALVTGSAFAAFFLYTLTQGQGMEAILTEYLGTYFKMTAEVYSEMGIEQGQIEQLNSAFMVILPGMFLISYISTIWLNILIIRNMLKKRGVELKSIDCLNRYRAPELLVWAVIGLGLALMLPVQPLKIIGINCMIVLMLVYFFQGIAVVSFYFQKKGTPMAFKVFCYSLIALQVYVLILVIGLGFFDNWINFRKINTAA
- the hflX gene encoding GTPase HflX, translating into MKRIVYGNTEGLRKTQIQRIEDLYTFKSPPEFIVDSETAEEMTAISHEISRQIGILLDRNGKVVCVIAGEPHRIVIPVTSDYMAGPGRLKGLRCVHTHLSDEPLTQDDLTDLALLRLDYITALCPAPEGRPGKIYSAHILPDPDAEPYQVEPVATIEGLDIDCRAKIFELESELARHNRQHRPESGRENAFLINAVTENPRDAWVSMDELKELCKTSHIRVIDTAIQRRKKIDPKFVVGKGKLADLIIKAIQNYATMLVFDRELSPSQIRSITDFVEMKVIDRTQLILDIFANQAKSREGKFQVELAQLEYMLPRLITKNTAMSRLTGGIGGRGPGETKLEVNRRRARDRISRLKKEIEKIRKQRKQQKSRRKRRDLPVISIVGYTNAGKSTLLNTLTQSNIIAANRLFATLDPSSRRLRFPRDKEVIITDTVGFIQNLPKELMEAFHATLEELAEADVILHVIDISNPRYMQQKDSVEKLLKKLELDKIPTLYVFNKMDRADLNDFDNPWLLNQGLLVSALEKKSLAPLVEKLEAMV
- a CDS encoding 50S ribosomal protein L9, giving the protein MKVILKETIDTLGIAGTECEVSAGYGRNYLLPQGKAVLATPANRRVMEQARAKLELQIAKERKLAEEMADKIKDITCTIKAKVREEIYLYGSVTTHDIKDALEAQNIEVERRVILLAEPIKETGEYKVPIRLYKDVEPEITVSVVAEEKEEK
- a CDS encoding FAD-binding protein gives rise to the protein MPVSSQALKALKAILGPEQVSTGEEERLVYSYDATGRSHLPDTVLFPDTESQISEIFKLAGREGLPVIPRGSGSGMTGGAVPVKGGLVVSTGRMNRIVEIDDRNFTARVEPGVIVADLHRAVESRGLFYPVDPASSAVCTIGGNVGECAGGPRAVKYGVTRDYVLGLRAVLPTGEIIETGVSTAKGVAGYDLTRLIVGSEGTLALVTQITLRLLPKPAAVKTMAVFFDSTEKAAQTVSAIIKHAVVPRCVEYLDEVSLSLVRDKLSFELPELTAAMLIIELDGSAEGVENDAGAIKSFCMENQGALAVIMAGTPEETAALWQARKSLSPVLFKIAPHKINEDIVVPISKIPDMVDAVRDIQKRSGLTVVAFGHAGDGNIHCNIMYDKTDPDQNKRAHEAVDRLFGVTLELGGTITGEHGVGITKMKYLTREIGAGELALMKGIKKVFDPQNILNPGKIFS